From Maylandia zebra isolate NMK-2024a linkage group LG11, Mzebra_GT3a, whole genome shotgun sequence, one genomic window encodes:
- the LOC112431240 gene encoding apoptosis-associated speck-like protein containing a CARD, whose product MAKTIKSAVADTLEDLEKGNYEKFCHQLLDRREPPRVKRNKVEDKSRLQVTDALVSIFTEEGALRVTLEILKQIGCSEEAKELEEATGGNSSKPAPTDASSASAGAAGGTAGDKNFVDKHRVELTKRVSNIAPILDELLDNEVINQETYTRIRALSTTQDKMRELYSGPLQASAACKKIFYDILLANEKFLVKELSEKDHLLLDCRENVKKARVMLKKEEVEGKRSQTLPRRRRFGGSGDPETNRQQRRENATGGQSSKRGSSDAGASGGCTMADGKHFVDKHRVQLIQRVSNIAPILDELQDKGVIDQEQYDKIRALPTSQDRMRELYSGPLKASAACKDIFYESLLANEKFLVEDLSKK is encoded by the exons ATGGCCAAAACTATCAAATCCGCTGTGGCAGACACTCTGGAGGACTTGGAAAAGGGGAACTATGAGAAGTTCTGCCACCAGCTTCTGGACCGCAGAGAACCGCCGCGCGTAAAACGCAACAAGGTGGAGGACAAAAGCCGTCTGCAGGTCACAGACGCGCTGGTGTCTATTTTTACTGAGGAGGGGGCTCTGAGGGTGACTCTCGAGATCCTGAAACAGATCGGCTGCAGCGAAGAGGCGAAAGAACTCG AGGAAGCTACAGGTGGAAATTCCTCGAAACCTGCTCCCACTGACG CCTCGAGTGCGTCAGCTGGAGCAGCTGGTGGAACCgcaggcg ACAAGAACTTTGTGGACAAACACAGAGTCGAGCTGACCAAGAGAGTGAGCAACATCGCACCCATTTTGGATGAGCTCCTAGACAATGAAGTTATCAACCAAGAAACTTATACCAGAATTAGAGCTCTGTCTACCACTCAGGACAAGATGAGGGAGCTCTACAGTGGTCCCCTGCAAGCTAGTGCAGCCTGCAAAAAGATCTTCTATGACATCCTTTTGGCAAATGAGAAATTTCTCGTTAAAGAGCTCAGTGAAAAGGAT CATCTGCTTCTGGACTGCAGAGAAAACGTGAAAAAGGCGCGcgtaatgttaaaaaaagaggaagtagAAGGGAAGAGGTCACAGACTTTACCGCGGAGGAGGCGCTTCGGTGGTTCTGGAGATCCTGAAACGAATCGACAGCAGCGCAGAG AGAACGCTACAGGTGGACAGTCCTCAAAACGTGGTTCCAGTGACG CTGGAGCATCTGGTGGATGTACAATGGCAGACG gaaagcaTTTTGTGGACAAACACAGAGTCCAGCTGATCCAGAGAGTGAGCAACATCGCACCCATTTTGGATGAGCTCCAAGACAAGGGAGTTATCGACCAAGAACAATATGACAAAATTAGAGCTCTGCCTACCTCTCAGGACAGGATGAGGGAGCTCTACAGTGGTCCCCTGAAAGCCAGTGCAGCCTGCAAAGACATCTTCTATGAAAGCCTTTTGGCAAATGAGAAATTTCTCGTTGAAGACCTTTCAAAGAAGTAA